A genomic segment from Yimella sp. cx-51 encodes:
- a CDS encoding acetyl-CoA C-acetyltransferase, producing the protein MSLHDVYVIGGNRIPFARSGGKYLKASNQDMLTAVLDGLVARFGLGGERLGEVAAGAVIKHSRDFNLARESVLGSHLDPTTPAYDVQQACGTGLQAVIQVANKISLGQIDSGIAGGTDTTSDAPLAVNDDLRKTLMKANYAKTPQQRIQALLKIRPNQLTPEQPKNGEPRTGLSMGDHMAITAKEWGITREAQDELTVKSHQNLAAAYDRGFFDDLVTPYLGLTRDQNLRPDSSIEKLSTLKPVFGKGEGATMTAGNSTPLSDGASAVLLSSKEWADEHKLTPLARFVDGETAAVDYVHGAEGLLMAPPYAIARLLKRNNLTLQDFDFYEIHEAFASTVLAHLAAMEDEEFCKNKLGLDAPLGTIDRSKLNVNGSSLAAGHPFAATGARIVASLAKMLHEKGPGSRGLISICAAGGQGVVAILEGA; encoded by the coding sequence ATGAGTCTGCATGACGTCTACGTCATCGGCGGCAACCGAATTCCGTTCGCCCGCTCGGGCGGCAAGTACCTCAAGGCGTCCAACCAGGACATGCTCACCGCAGTGCTCGACGGACTGGTCGCGCGTTTCGGCCTGGGTGGCGAGCGCCTGGGTGAAGTGGCGGCCGGCGCCGTCATCAAGCACTCGCGCGACTTCAACCTCGCCCGTGAGAGCGTGCTCGGCTCACACCTCGACCCGACCACCCCGGCCTACGACGTCCAACAGGCGTGCGGCACCGGGCTCCAGGCGGTCATCCAGGTGGCCAACAAGATCTCGCTCGGTCAGATCGATTCCGGCATCGCCGGCGGCACCGACACCACGTCCGACGCCCCGCTGGCGGTCAACGACGATCTGCGCAAGACGCTCATGAAGGCCAACTACGCCAAGACGCCCCAGCAGCGCATCCAGGCGCTGTTGAAGATCCGCCCCAACCAGTTGACGCCTGAGCAGCCCAAGAACGGCGAGCCGCGCACCGGCCTGTCGATGGGCGACCACATGGCCATCACCGCCAAGGAGTGGGGCATCACTCGTGAGGCGCAGGACGAGCTCACCGTCAAGAGCCACCAGAACCTCGCCGCTGCGTACGACCGCGGCTTCTTCGACGACCTGGTGACCCCGTATCTCGGTCTCACCCGCGACCAGAACCTGCGTCCGGATTCCTCCATCGAGAAGCTGTCGACCCTCAAGCCGGTCTTCGGCAAGGGCGAGGGCGCGACGATGACCGCTGGCAACTCCACCCCGCTCAGTGACGGCGCCTCGGCCGTGTTGCTCAGTTCCAAGGAGTGGGCGGACGAGCACAAGCTCACCCCGTTGGCCCGTTTCGTCGACGGTGAGACCGCAGCCGTCGACTACGTGCACGGTGCCGAAGGCCTGCTGATGGCCCCGCCGTACGCGATCGCGCGCCTGCTGAAGCGCAACAACCTCACGCTGCAGGATTTCGACTTCTACGAGATCCATGAGGCCTTCGCCTCCACCGTGCTGGCTCACCTTGCAGCGATGGAGGACGAGGAGTTCTGCAAGAACAAACTCGGCCTCGACGCCCCGCTCGGCACCATCGACCGCAGCAAGCTCAACGTCAACGGCTCCTCCTTGGCAGCCGGTCACCCCTTCGCCGCGACCGGTGCCCGCATCGTCGCCTCGCTGGCGAAGATGCTCCACGAGAAGGGCCCGGGCAGCCGCGGTCTCATCTCGATCTGTGCAGCCGGCGGCCAGGGCGTCGTCGCGATCCTGGAAGGTGCCTGA
- a CDS encoding acyl-CoA dehydrogenase, with product MNDPVALELRTTLDGPWAAVRGDFREQIEPSMLLGTPGESMQAQRERVTDQVLQIASIGHGRVGFPQAYGGTYDYGASCALFEMQGYGDLSLLVKLGVQFGLFGGAVSRLGTQRHHEEYLRGIMDAQIMGSFAMTEIGHGSNVQRLETTITYDPATDELVVNSPTPSSVKTYIGNAAKDARMAVVFGQLLTPEGEFGVHAVLMEVRDAEGNVLPGITIEDNGVKGGLPGVDNGTFAFADVRIPRSALLNKFADIDDEGRYQSDIANENARFFTMLGTLVRGRVCVGGGAASAAKKGLAIALRYGARRRQFEAPGAEQEIVVLDYLAHQRKLFPRLAKSYALSFAQNAITETLQELHGTPLPDGETHPKEAIRELETRAAGLKAVSTWHAVDTLQACREACGGAGFIAENQLTQARADVDVFATFEGDNTVLLQLVAKGLLTEYKEMFGDLAMAELAGLVTKQVAEGLVERTTGRAGLQRLRDLAKGRDHESAMDDTGWLLSMFEQRADHALETVGKRLRKAGKDNGFELFNSAQDHVLFAARTHIDRCILEAALEAHDDMADGEAKELMRKVLALYALSSIEEDKAWFLEHGRLNSVRSRQVTASINDLCRELRPRVHTLVDGMGIPESLITAPIATGEHTTTFA from the coding sequence ATGAACGACCCCGTCGCACTTGAACTGCGAACCACCCTCGACGGCCCGTGGGCTGCGGTGCGTGGCGACTTCCGCGAACAGATCGAGCCCTCGATGCTGCTGGGCACACCGGGTGAGTCGATGCAGGCCCAGCGCGAGCGGGTGACCGACCAGGTGCTGCAGATCGCGTCGATCGGGCACGGCCGGGTCGGCTTCCCGCAGGCCTACGGCGGCACCTACGACTACGGCGCCTCGTGTGCGCTGTTCGAGATGCAGGGTTACGGAGACCTGTCGCTGCTGGTGAAGCTCGGCGTCCAGTTCGGGCTCTTCGGTGGCGCGGTGAGCCGCCTCGGCACGCAGCGGCACCACGAGGAGTACCTGCGCGGCATCATGGACGCGCAGATCATGGGCTCGTTCGCGATGACCGAGATCGGGCACGGCTCCAATGTGCAGCGCCTCGAGACGACCATCACCTACGACCCCGCCACCGATGAACTGGTGGTCAACTCCCCCACTCCGAGCTCGGTCAAGACCTACATCGGCAACGCCGCCAAGGACGCCCGCATGGCGGTCGTCTTCGGCCAATTGCTCACTCCCGAAGGCGAATTCGGCGTCCACGCCGTGCTGATGGAGGTGCGGGACGCCGAGGGCAATGTGCTGCCCGGCATCACCATCGAGGACAACGGCGTCAAGGGCGGCCTGCCCGGAGTCGACAACGGCACCTTCGCCTTTGCCGACGTGCGCATCCCCCGCTCGGCGCTGCTCAACAAGTTCGCCGACATCGACGACGAGGGCCGCTACCAGTCGGACATCGCCAATGAGAACGCCCGCTTCTTCACCATGCTCGGCACCCTCGTGCGCGGGCGGGTCTGCGTCGGTGGCGGTGCGGCGAGCGCAGCGAAGAAGGGTCTGGCGATCGCTCTTCGCTATGGCGCACGACGCCGCCAGTTCGAGGCGCCGGGTGCGGAGCAGGAGATCGTCGTGCTCGACTACCTGGCCCACCAGCGCAAGCTCTTCCCGCGGCTGGCGAAGTCGTACGCCTTGAGCTTCGCGCAGAACGCGATCACCGAGACGCTCCAGGAGTTGCACGGCACTCCGTTGCCGGACGGTGAGACCCACCCCAAGGAAGCGATTCGCGAGCTGGAGACGCGGGCAGCCGGCCTGAAGGCTGTGAGCACCTGGCATGCCGTCGACACCCTGCAGGCCTGCCGCGAGGCATGCGGCGGGGCCGGATTCATCGCCGAGAACCAGCTCACCCAGGCACGCGCCGACGTGGACGTCTTCGCCACTTTCGAGGGCGACAACACCGTGCTGCTGCAGCTCGTGGCCAAGGGCCTGCTGACGGAGTACAAGGAGATGTTCGGCGACCTGGCGATGGCTGAGCTCGCCGGACTGGTGACCAAGCAGGTGGCCGAGGGACTGGTGGAGCGCACGACCGGCCGGGCGGGTCTGCAGCGGCTGCGCGACCTCGCAAAGGGCCGCGACCACGAGTCGGCGATGGACGACACCGGCTGGCTGCTGTCGATGTTCGAGCAGCGTGCCGACCACGCCTTGGAGACGGTCGGCAAGCGCCTGCGCAAGGCCGGCAAGGACAACGGTTTCGAGCTCTTCAACTCGGCGCAGGACCACGTGCTCTTCGCCGCACGCACCCACATCGACCGTTGCATCTTGGAGGCAGCGCTGGAGGCGCACGACGATATGGCCGATGGTGAGGCCAAGGAGTTGATGCGCAAGGTGCTCGCGCTCTACGCGCTCTCCTCCATCGAGGAGGACAAGGCGTGGTTCCTCGAGCACGGCCGCCTCAACAGCGTGCGCTCGCGCCAAGTGACCGCGTCGATCAACGACCTGTGCCGAGAACTGCGTCCGCGCGTCCACACCCTCGTGGACGGCATGGGCATCCCGGAATCGCTCATCACCGCCCCGATCGCGACCGGCGAACACACGACAACCTTCGCCTGA
- a CDS encoding MaoC/PaaZ C-terminal domain-containing protein, producing MTRTIELSTTPTLGPMLAKAAATGFVRKGRALPDLRVVQRGVRIDQGALAAYDQVCGFPVTHLVPSTYLHVLVFPLQVTLMADKEFPFPLMGSVHLTNTITQHRPVGALEVLDIEVGVRNLRPHFRGAQADFVATIRVGEEVVFEETSTYLFRGQQVPGEVPAKVAEVEPADGAGVTWALTADLGRRYAAVSGDVNPIHMHPLAAKALGFPTTIVHGMWSKARMLAAVENRLPEAYTIEVEFKKPVLIPGRVRFIANDDDGGWNLVLRDDRKGAVHAVGTVLAGPIS from the coding sequence ATGACCCGCACGATCGAACTGTCCACCACACCGACCCTCGGGCCGATGCTGGCCAAGGCGGCGGCGACGGGCTTCGTCCGCAAGGGACGCGCCCTTCCGGATCTGCGCGTCGTGCAGCGCGGCGTCCGCATCGACCAAGGCGCGCTCGCGGCCTACGACCAGGTGTGTGGCTTCCCGGTCACCCACCTCGTGCCGTCGACCTACCTGCACGTCCTGGTGTTCCCGTTGCAGGTCACGCTCATGGCCGACAAGGAGTTCCCGTTCCCGCTGATGGGCAGCGTGCACCTCACGAACACCATCACCCAGCACCGCCCGGTCGGTGCCCTGGAGGTGCTCGACATCGAGGTGGGTGTGCGCAACCTGCGTCCGCACTTCCGGGGTGCGCAAGCAGATTTCGTTGCCACCATCCGGGTGGGCGAGGAGGTCGTGTTCGAAGAGACGTCGACCTATCTCTTCCGTGGCCAGCAGGTGCCGGGTGAGGTGCCGGCGAAGGTGGCAGAGGTCGAGCCTGCCGACGGAGCGGGTGTCACCTGGGCGCTCACCGCAGACCTCGGGCGCCGGTACGCGGCCGTCTCCGGTGACGTGAACCCCATCCACATGCATCCGCTCGCGGCCAAGGCGTTGGGCTTCCCGACGACGATCGTGCACGGCATGTGGAGCAAGGCGCGCATGCTCGCAGCGGTCGAGAACCGCCTGCCCGAGGCGTACACGATCGAGGTCGAATTCAAGAAGCCGGTGCTCATCCCGGGGCGTGTTCGGTTCATCGCCAACGACGACGACGGCGGCTGGAATCTCGTGCTGCGCGATGACCGCAAGGGCGCCGTGCACGCCGTCGGAACGGTGCTCGCGGGTCCGATTTCATGA
- a CDS encoding TetR/AcrR family transcriptional regulator, whose translation MSSQNQPLDGRDTRWTTHRVQRRRQLVEAAIKAIRKHGATVGMDEIAATASTSKTVIYRHLGDRLGLYLAVCEAVDSLILKDFDIALTSGVDPHDPTALLSTDPHEVLVAVIDSYLSLVEDDPELYRFVIRRPLVDVPPEADPVAGLTDAIAGRLSDIFAAALSAAGRDTAPATTWGHALVGYVREAADRWLADPQRAPRAAVVQHLAEFASVGLTGVLGTPAPHQSRTSITHPSDLRTTNDRSST comes from the coding sequence ATGAGTTCGCAGAACCAGCCCCTCGACGGACGCGACACCCGCTGGACCACCCACCGGGTGCAGCGGCGACGGCAATTGGTCGAAGCCGCGATCAAGGCGATCCGCAAACACGGCGCCACAGTCGGCATGGACGAGATCGCCGCCACCGCAAGCACGTCCAAGACCGTCATCTACCGCCACCTCGGCGACCGGTTGGGCCTCTACCTCGCGGTCTGCGAGGCGGTCGATTCACTCATCCTCAAGGACTTCGACATCGCGCTCACCAGCGGCGTCGACCCGCATGACCCGACCGCGCTGCTGTCGACCGATCCGCACGAGGTGCTGGTGGCCGTGATCGACAGCTACCTGTCGTTGGTCGAGGACGACCCCGAGCTCTACCGCTTCGTGATCCGTCGCCCGCTGGTCGACGTCCCGCCCGAGGCCGACCCCGTGGCAGGCCTGACCGACGCGATCGCCGGGCGCCTCTCCGACATCTTCGCCGCGGCCCTCAGCGCCGCCGGTCGCGACACCGCACCGGCCACCACATGGGGCCACGCACTGGTCGGTTACGTGCGGGAAGCCGCCGATCGGTGGCTGGCCGATCCGCAACGTGCGCCGCGCGCCGCCGTGGTGCAACACCTCGCCGAGTTCGCCTCCGTGGGACTCACCGGAGTGCTCGGCACGCCGGCCCCTCATCAGTCACGAACCTCAATCACCCACCCGTCCGACCTGCGCACGACCAACGATCGGAGCTCGACATGA
- a CDS encoding 3-oxoacyl-ACP reductase, with translation MTDGFTKFVNGGFGKKVAGTVGLPQPTILRRYEKGQELLTGAAAIAGVGDAPALDAVRAVLAAEGAKIVDAQADSTYDEKLAAIVFDATAARVLDDLQQLRAVVGPAMKSLGKNGRIVVLGAVPSEESDVEAAATQQALEGITRSLGKEMRAGGTANLLRISDQASDEALAGPLRFFLSSRSAYVSGQPLTIGAGQMSAVADVHVPMQGEVAVITGAARGIGAEIAKVFARAGAKVIAVDIPAAGDALAKVANSINAVALQLDITAPDAGERIAKAVAQQGDKLDIIVHNAGITRDKLFVNTDESRWGSVLDVNLQSQFRINKVLLDSSTKGGLKDGGRIVSVASISGIGGNRGQSNYAASKAGVIGMVRALSQELADRNITVNAVAPGFIETEMTAKIPMGTREVGRRLNSLLQGGQPVDVGEAIAFFAEPASAGVTGQVLRVCGQSQLGA, from the coding sequence ATGACTGACGGTTTCACCAAGTTCGTCAACGGCGGGTTCGGCAAGAAGGTCGCCGGCACCGTCGGGCTGCCCCAGCCGACCATTCTGCGTCGCTACGAGAAGGGGCAGGAGTTGCTCACCGGGGCTGCTGCGATCGCCGGCGTCGGCGACGCTCCGGCGCTCGATGCCGTACGCGCCGTCCTTGCCGCAGAAGGCGCCAAGATCGTTGACGCGCAAGCTGATTCGACGTACGACGAGAAGCTCGCCGCAATCGTGTTCGACGCCACCGCCGCCCGCGTGCTCGACGACCTGCAGCAGTTGCGCGCGGTGGTCGGCCCAGCGATGAAGTCGCTCGGGAAGAACGGTCGCATCGTCGTGCTCGGTGCGGTGCCGTCGGAGGAGAGCGATGTCGAAGCGGCTGCCACCCAGCAGGCGCTGGAAGGCATCACCCGGAGCCTCGGTAAGGAGATGCGGGCGGGTGGCACCGCCAACCTGTTGCGGATCTCCGACCAGGCATCCGATGAGGCTCTTGCCGGCCCGCTGCGGTTCTTCCTGTCGAGCCGTTCGGCATACGTCTCGGGTCAGCCGCTCACGATCGGTGCTGGCCAGATGTCGGCTGTGGCCGACGTCCACGTGCCGATGCAGGGTGAGGTGGCTGTCATCACCGGCGCAGCTCGCGGTATCGGCGCCGAAATCGCCAAGGTCTTTGCCCGCGCGGGTGCCAAGGTGATCGCCGTCGACATCCCGGCAGCGGGTGACGCCCTCGCCAAGGTGGCCAACTCGATCAATGCCGTGGCACTGCAACTCGACATCACCGCGCCCGACGCCGGTGAGCGCATCGCCAAGGCCGTCGCGCAGCAGGGTGACAAGCTCGACATCATCGTGCACAACGCCGGCATCACCCGCGACAAACTGTTCGTCAACACCGACGAATCCCGTTGGGGCAGTGTGCTCGACGTCAACCTGCAGTCGCAGTTCCGCATCAACAAGGTGCTGCTCGACTCCTCCACGAAGGGCGGGCTGAAGGACGGCGGACGCATCGTGTCGGTGGCCTCCATCAGCGGCATCGGCGGCAACCGCGGGCAGTCGAACTACGCCGCGTCCAAGGCTGGTGTGATCGGCATGGTGCGCGCGTTGTCGCAGGAACTGGCCGACCGCAACATCACCGTCAACGCGGTGGCGCCGGGGTTCATCGAGACCGAGATGACCGCCAAGATCCCGATGGGCACCCGCGAGGTCGGACGCCGGCTCAACTCGCTGCTTCAGGGCGGACAGCCGGTCGACGTGGGCGAAGCCATCGCCTTCTTCGCCGAGCCTGCGTCGGCCGGGGTCACCGGCCAGGTGCTGCGCGTCTGCGGACAGTCGCAACTGGGAGCATGA